Proteins found in one Rhodobacter capsulatus SB 1003 genomic segment:
- the dapF gene encoding diaminopimelate epimerase: protein MDHRPLSEPGLRFLKMHGLGNDFVVIDARSGENPVTPALARALGDRHRGVGFDQLAVILPAEGADFTLEFWNSDGSKAGACGNATRCVSDLMMRDLGKDRVTLTTARGRLSAERRADGLVSVNMGAPILDPAAIPVAADPLALPLTGDPVAVGMGNPHCVFFVEDAETADVSGLGPKIEHHPLFPERTNVEFASLIGPDHLRMRVWERGAGITLACGSGTCATAVAAHLRGLTGRRVIVDVDGGRLEIDWREDGVWMTGPTALVFAAELSPAFLAAL from the coding sequence ATGGACCACAGACCCCTTTCCGAACCCGGCCTGCGTTTTCTGAAGATGCACGGCCTTGGCAACGACTTCGTCGTGATCGACGCGCGCAGCGGTGAAAACCCGGTGACGCCTGCGCTGGCGCGGGCGCTGGGCGACCGGCATCGCGGCGTCGGCTTCGACCAGCTTGCGGTGATTCTGCCCGCCGAAGGCGCGGATTTCACGCTGGAATTCTGGAATTCCGATGGCTCGAAGGCGGGCGCCTGCGGCAATGCCACGCGCTGCGTCTCGGATCTGATGATGCGCGATCTGGGCAAGGACCGCGTGACGCTGACCACGGCGCGCGGGCGGCTTTCGGCTGAACGGCGCGCGGACGGGCTGGTGTCGGTGAACATGGGCGCCCCGATTCTGGACCCCGCCGCGATTCCCGTGGCGGCCGATCCGCTGGCGCTGCCGCTGACCGGCGATCCCGTCGCCGTCGGCATGGGCAATCCGCATTGCGTCTTTTTCGTCGAGGATGCCGAAACGGCCGATGTTTCGGGTCTGGGTCCGAAGATCGAGCATCACCCGCTGTTCCCCGAACGCACCAATGTCGAATTCGCCTCGCTTATTGGCCCCGATCATTTGCGGATGCGGGTCTGGGAACGCGGCGCGGGCATCACCTTGGCCTGCGGGTCGGGCACCTGCGCGACGGCGGTGGCGGCGCATCTGCGCGGGCTGACCGGGCGGCGGGTGATCGTCGATGTCGATGGCGGGCGGCTGGAGATCGACTGGCGCGAGGACGGGGTCTGGATGACCGGCCCGACCGCGCTGGTCTTCGCGGCGGAACTGTCCCCCGCCTTCCTTGCCGCGCTATGA
- the msrB gene encoding peptide-methionine (R)-S-oxide reductase MsrB, which translates to MDKKYRKTPEALARLTAEQFRVTQESGTERAFTGAFWNTTDPGLYVDVVSGEPLFSSRDKFESGCGWPSFTRPVVPAHVTEHRDVSHGMIRTEVRSMHGDSHLGHVFPDGPRDRGGLRYCINSASLRFIPKDRMEAEGYGDWLAELEG; encoded by the coding sequence ATGGACAAGAAATATCGCAAGACCCCCGAAGCGCTGGCCCGGCTGACGGCCGAGCAGTTCCGCGTGACGCAGGAAAGCGGCACCGAGCGCGCCTTTACCGGGGCATTCTGGAACACCACCGACCCCGGGCTTTATGTCGATGTGGTCTCGGGCGAGCCGCTGTTTTCCTCGCGCGACAAGTTCGAAAGCGGCTGCGGCTGGCCCTCGTTCACCCGGCCGGTCGTGCCCGCCCATGTGACCGAGCATCGCGACGTCAGCCATGGCATGATCCGCACCGAAGTGCGCTCGATGCATGGCGACAGCCATCTGGGCCATGTCTTCCCCGACGGCCCGCGCGATCGTGGCGGGCTGCGCTATTGCATCAACTCGGCCAGCTTGCGGTTCATTCCGAAAGATCGCATGGAAGCCGAGGGTTACGGCGACTGGCTTGCGGAACTGGAGGGATAA
- the msrA gene encoding peptide-methionine (S)-S-oxide reductase MsrA: MQKAILAGGCFWGMQDLIRKLPGVMSTRVGYSGGDVAQATYRNHGTHAEAIEIVFDPAQISFRRLLEFFFQIHDPTTPNRQGNDIGLSYRSAIFFLDAEQERIARDTIADVDASGLWPGKVVTEVAPAGPFWQAEPEHQDYLERIPNGYTCHRIRPNWVLPKRQE; this comes from the coding sequence ATGCAAAAGGCGATACTGGCGGGCGGCTGCTTTTGGGGCATGCAGGATCTGATCCGCAAGCTGCCCGGGGTGATGTCGACCCGCGTCGGCTATTCGGGCGGCGATGTGGCGCAGGCCACCTACCGCAATCACGGCACCCATGCCGAGGCGATCGAGATCGTCTTTGACCCGGCGCAGATCAGCTTCCGGCGGCTGCTGGAATTCTTCTTCCAGATCCACGACCCGACGACGCCGAACCGGCAGGGCAATGACATCGGGCTGTCCTATCGCTCGGCGATCTTTTTCCTGGATGCCGAGCAGGAACGCATCGCCCGGGACACCATCGCCGATGTCGACGCCTCCGGCCTCTGGCCGGGCAAGGTGGTGACCGAAGTGGCCCCGGCCGGGCCGTTCTGGCAGGCCGAGCCGGAGCATCAGGATTATCTGGAGCGGATCCCGAACGGCTACACCTGCCACCGGATCCGCCCGAACTGGGTGCTGCCGAAGCGTCAGGAATAA
- the fliP gene encoding flagellar type III secretion system pore protein FliP (The bacterial flagellar biogenesis protein FliP forms a type III secretion system (T3SS)-type pore required for flagellar assembly.), giving the protein MRVLALALTLMILAAPAGAQEITLDMGGNGSLTNSSLILIAGITLLSLAPGLAIMVTCFPFIVTVLSILRQAMGLQQSPPNMLIISLALFLTWFVMEPTFMASYQAGIEPLIAQKIDIVTAFERGVEPFRIFMAGRTDPETFTQLAAIREGATYTGTAREAPLSILVPSFMLSEITRAFEIGFLVFLPFLIIDLVVSAILMSMGMMMVPPAVVALPFKLAFFVVANGWVLLSGALVRSYS; this is encoded by the coding sequence ATGCGCGTTCTTGCCCTTGCATTAACGTTAATGATCCTTGCGGCGCCCGCGGGCGCGCAGGAGATCACGCTCGACATGGGCGGGAACGGAAGCCTGACGAATTCCTCGCTGATCCTGATCGCGGGGATCACGCTTCTGAGCCTTGCGCCGGGGCTGGCGATCATGGTGACGTGTTTTCCCTTCATCGTCACCGTGCTCTCGATCCTGCGCCAGGCAATGGGGCTGCAGCAATCGCCGCCGAACATGCTGATCATCAGCCTGGCGCTGTTTCTCACCTGGTTCGTGATGGAGCCGACCTTCATGGCCAGCTATCAGGCCGGGATCGAGCCGCTGATCGCGCAAAAGATCGACATCGTCACCGCCTTTGAACGCGGCGTCGAGCCGTTCCGCATCTTCATGGCGGGCCGCACCGATCCCGAGACCTTCACCCAGCTCGCCGCGATCCGCGAAGGCGCGACCTACACCGGCACCGCGCGCGAGGCGCCGCTGTCGATCCTCGTGCCCTCGTTCATGCTCTCCGAGATCACCCGCGCCTTCGAGATCGGCTTTCTGGTCTTCCTGCCGTTCCTGATCATCGACCTTGTCGTCTCGGCGATCCTGATGTCGATGGGGATGATGATGGTGCCGCCCGCCGTCGTGGCCCTGCCGTTCAAGCTGGCCTTCTTCGTGGTGGCGAACGGCTGGGTTCTGCTTTCGGGCGCGCTGGTGCGCAGTTATTCCTGA
- a CDS encoding FliM/FliN family flagellar motor switch protein — protein sequence MDDTAPSSNPFSQVPIEITISVGKARPLVRDLLRMKRDSILPLDRRVEDPVELYVGDKLIARGELTEMEGDSNGQLAVRLTEVVDLQNGL from the coding sequence ATGGATGACACTGCCCCGTCCAGCAACCCGTTTTCGCAAGTCCCGATCGAGATCACCATTTCGGTGGGCAAGGCCCGGCCGCTGGTGCGCGATCTGCTGCGGATGAAGCGCGATTCGATCCTGCCGCTCGACCGCCGGGTCGAGGATCCGGTCGAGCTTTACGTCGGCGACAAGCTCATCGCCCGCGGCGAGCTGACCGAGATGGAAGGCGATTCGAACGGTCAGCTGGCCGTGCGCCTGACCGAAGTCGTCGATCTGCAGAACGGGCTCTGA
- a CDS encoding FliH/SctL family protein, with amino-acid sequence MIRNRVRLESFEAEPAPPPPPQIEIDPGAFEEERLAAFEKGYAAGWDDAVAAQEAEGTKLRSDLGQNLQELSFTYHEARQEILMALRPLLVDIAAKLLPAMARQTLAQMVAEQLQPLAESATSVPITILASPLSLPVIEEVLGKSSGLPLVFTGDTTLGEGQVYLKFAETETRIDLDGVIRLIADAIDTYFSASQQEAAHG; translated from the coding sequence ATGATCCGGAACCGGGTTCGGCTGGAATCCTTCGAAGCGGAACCGGCCCCGCCGCCGCCGCCGCAGATCGAGATCGATCCCGGCGCCTTCGAGGAAGAACGTCTGGCGGCCTTTGAAAAGGGCTACGCCGCCGGTTGGGACGATGCCGTCGCGGCGCAGGAGGCCGAGGGCACCAAGCTGCGCTCGGACCTCGGGCAGAACCTGCAGGAGCTGTCCTTCACCTATCACGAGGCGCGGCAGGAGATCCTGATGGCGCTGCGCCCGCTGCTGGTCGATATCGCGGCGAAGCTGCTGCCCGCGATGGCGCGGCAGACGCTGGCGCAGATGGTGGCCGAGCAGCTGCAGCCGCTGGCCGAATCGGCGACCTCGGTGCCGATCACCATTCTGGCCAGCCCGCTCAGCCTGCCGGTGATCGAGGAGGTTCTGGGCAAAAGCTCCGGCCTGCCGCTTGTCTTCACCGGCGACACGACCCTTGGCGAAGGTCAGGTCTATCTCAAATTTGCCGAAACCGAGACCCGGATCGACCTTGACGGGGTGATCCGGCTGATCGCCGACGCGATCGACACCTATTTCAGCGCCAGCCAACAGGAGGCCGCTCATGGATGA